The Cellulomonas wangleii genome includes a region encoding these proteins:
- a CDS encoding NAD(P)/FAD-dependent oxidoreductase, with product MPQSSAAPVDAARPAGALMSAPVGKPRKVPRVLVLGGGTVGLYSARRLRRRLGKRDAAIVVVDPRPYMTYAPFLPEAAAGSIDPRNVVAPHRRALKGVDVLQGHVTQIEHASRRVQITPIEGEPYWVTYDHLVVGLGSVARTLPIPGLAEQGIGFKNVEEAIALRNHVLGRIDVAASTWDPELRRKMLTFVFVGGGFAGIEALAEVEDMARYAVRKYKQIEQSELRFVLVEGSRRILPEVNEELGGYTLEQLRKRDIEIFLSTFLNSCVDGHIVLSDGTEFDAETVVWTAGVKANPVLQDSDLPLDKLGRVICNARLQVTDADGAVVADAWAAGDCAAVPDLYNPGQFCPPNAQHALREGNHIGDNLALVLRSAQPTEYKHRNVGAVASLGMYKGVAQMFGRIKVRGFLAWVLHRSYHVFAMPTFNRKLRIAAGWTGSVLLRREVVALGSLHDPRAEFRAASVPAAPKAAPAAPASGDAALPPQKAEKDSPAAKGDARPA from the coding sequence ATGCCTCAGTCGTCCGCTGCCCCCGTCGACGCTGCCCGCCCCGCGGGTGCGCTCATGTCGGCGCCCGTCGGCAAGCCCCGCAAGGTGCCCCGCGTCCTGGTGCTGGGCGGCGGCACCGTCGGGCTGTACTCCGCGCGGCGGCTGCGCCGCCGGCTCGGCAAGCGCGATGCGGCCATCGTCGTCGTCGACCCCCGCCCGTACATGACGTACGCCCCGTTCCTCCCGGAGGCGGCAGCCGGCTCGATCGACCCCCGCAACGTCGTCGCCCCGCACCGCCGCGCCCTCAAGGGCGTCGACGTGCTGCAGGGCCACGTCACGCAGATCGAGCACGCGAGCCGTCGCGTGCAGATCACGCCCATCGAGGGAGAGCCGTACTGGGTGACGTACGACCACCTCGTCGTCGGCCTCGGGTCCGTGGCCCGCACGCTGCCCATCCCGGGGCTGGCGGAGCAGGGCATCGGCTTCAAGAACGTCGAGGAGGCCATCGCGCTGCGCAACCACGTGCTGGGCCGCATCGACGTCGCGGCGTCCACGTGGGACCCCGAGCTGCGTCGCAAGATGCTGACCTTCGTCTTCGTGGGCGGCGGGTTCGCCGGCATCGAGGCGCTCGCCGAGGTCGAGGACATGGCCCGCTACGCGGTGCGCAAGTACAAGCAGATCGAGCAGTCCGAGCTGCGCTTCGTGCTCGTCGAGGGCAGCCGCCGCATCCTGCCCGAGGTGAACGAGGAGCTCGGCGGGTACACGCTCGAGCAGCTGCGCAAGCGCGACATCGAGATCTTCCTGTCGACGTTCCTCAACTCGTGCGTCGACGGGCACATCGTGCTGTCGGACGGCACCGAGTTCGACGCCGAGACGGTCGTGTGGACCGCCGGCGTCAAGGCGAACCCCGTGCTGCAGGACTCCGACCTGCCGCTCGACAAGCTGGGCCGGGTCATCTGCAACGCGAGGCTGCAGGTGACGGACGCGGACGGCGCCGTCGTCGCGGACGCGTGGGCCGCCGGTGACTGCGCCGCCGTGCCCGACCTGTACAACCCGGGCCAGTTCTGCCCGCCGAACGCCCAGCACGCGCTGCGCGAGGGCAACCACATCGGCGACAACCTCGCCCTCGTCCTGCGCTCGGCGCAGCCCACGGAGTACAAGCACCGCAACGTCGGTGCCGTCGCCTCGCTCGGCATGTACAAGGGCGTCGCGCAGATGTTCGGCAGGATCAAGGTGCGCGGGTTCCTCGCGTGGGTGCTGCACCGCTCGTACCACGTGTTCGCGATGCCGACCTTCAACCGCAAGCTGCGCATCGCCGCCGGCTGGACCGGCTCGGTGCTGCTGCGCCGCGAGGTCGTCGCCCTGGGCTCGCTGCACGACCCGCGTGCGGAGTTCCGCGCCGCGTCCGTGCCGGCGGCGCCCAAGGCCGCGCCGGCCGCCCCGGCGTCCGGCGACGCCGCGCTGCCGCCGCAGAAGGCCGAGAAGGACTCCCCGGCCGCGAAGGGTGACGCCCGCCCGGCCTGA
- a CDS encoding ArsR/SmtB family transcription factor — protein MDDETAAQLRALEDRVAALERASAAAPHAAPDVAPAADAHAPHAATADGDAFWALDGLTRRAGGPGSTGAVMVVGDVTTPAGDTARWQYALTTDDVLAADWADVAPVLAALGHPVRLALLRAVLDGTRTARDLAAAVDVGSTGQVYHHLRQLQAAGWLRTAAGGEHVVPAERLVPLLTTVLGGLR, from the coding sequence ATGGACGACGAGACCGCCGCGCAGCTCCGTGCGCTCGAGGACCGGGTGGCCGCGCTCGAGCGGGCGTCCGCCGCCGCTCCCCACGCCGCTCCGGATGTCGCTCCCGCCGCCGACGCCCACGCCCCCCACGCGGCCACCGCCGACGGCGACGCCTTCTGGGCGCTCGACGGCCTGACCCGGCGCGCCGGCGGCCCGGGCTCGACCGGCGCCGTCATGGTCGTCGGCGACGTCACCACCCCGGCCGGCGACACGGCCCGGTGGCAGTACGCCCTGACCACCGACGACGTGCTCGCCGCCGACTGGGCGGACGTCGCACCGGTCCTCGCGGCCCTGGGCCACCCAGTACGGCTCGCCCTGCTGCGGGCCGTGCTCGACGGCACCCGGACGGCGCGCGACCTGGCGGCGGCGGTCGACGTCGGCTCGACCGGGCAGGTGTACCACCACCTGCGCCAGCTCCAGGCGGCCGGCTGGCTGCGCACCGCGGCGGGCGGCGAGCACGTCGTGCCGGCCGAGCGACTCGTCCCGCTGCTCACCACCGTCCTGGGAGGCCTGCGATGA
- a CDS encoding M23 family metallopeptidase encodes MTTTATVRAPERRRDRVRRGVAGLMPLWFWGIAAWLAAGFVIDPPRVVSVAVSLLLAGMAFVRPPRVAHDPVEVASPVRGRWTALNSPADQVPSHGVRAYGQTYAVDVLLPSPPGTPPVVPWTGGFARPETFGSFGLPVHAVADGTVVRVVDGRRDHRARTSWPALAYLMTVESLRDLGGPGAVVGNHVVVDHGDGVFSLVAHLRRGSARVTPGQRVAAGDVLGEVGNSGNTSEPHLHVQLMDRPQPLRAAGIPFRWRDARILDDVQDTSRATTVRTEVTPGLPAAGQVFEA; translated from the coding sequence ATGACCACCACCGCGACCGTCCGTGCCCCCGAGCGCCGCCGCGACCGTGTGCGACGCGGCGTGGCGGGCCTCATGCCGCTGTGGTTCTGGGGGATCGCCGCGTGGCTCGCCGCGGGGTTCGTGATCGACCCGCCGCGGGTGGTGTCGGTCGCGGTGTCGCTGCTGCTCGCCGGCATGGCGTTCGTCCGGCCGCCCCGGGTCGCGCACGACCCGGTCGAGGTCGCCTCGCCCGTGCGCGGGCGCTGGACGGCCCTCAACAGCCCGGCCGACCAGGTGCCGAGCCACGGCGTGCGGGCGTACGGGCAGACGTACGCGGTCGACGTGCTGCTCCCGAGCCCGCCGGGCACGCCGCCCGTGGTGCCGTGGACCGGCGGCTTCGCACGACCCGAGACGTTCGGGTCGTTCGGGCTCCCCGTGCACGCGGTGGCCGACGGCACCGTCGTGCGCGTCGTCGACGGCCGCCGCGACCACCGCGCCCGCACGTCGTGGCCCGCGCTGGCGTACCTCATGACCGTCGAGTCGCTGCGCGACCTCGGGGGACCGGGCGCCGTGGTCGGCAACCACGTCGTCGTCGACCACGGCGACGGGGTGTTCTCGCTCGTCGCGCACCTGCGGCGGGGGAGCGCGCGCGTCACCCCTGGTCAGCGGGTCGCCGCCGGTGACGTGCTGGGGGAGGTCGGCAACTCGGGGAACACCTCCGAGCCCCACCTGCACGTGCAGCTCATGGACCGCCCGCAGCCGCTGCGTGCGGCCGGGATCCCGTTCCGCTGGCGGGACGCGCGGATCCTCGACGACGTGCAGGACACCTCCCGCGCCACGACCGTGCGGACCGAGGTGACGCCGGGACTGCCCGCGGCCGGGCAGGTCTTCGAGGCCTAG
- a CDS encoding PLD nuclease N-terminal domain-containing protein, which translates to MLRFLPVIVEIALLVFCLIDCIQSDSDRVRNLSKGWWLVLIVVLPLAGGIAWLTVGRPQTPRTHVPWRSTQTAGFPEYEHPRRFGDDDVAAARRRAEERRSDDLHEQMLRDWEAQLRAREQGTPEDGAPRA; encoded by the coding sequence GTGCTGCGCTTCCTGCCGGTGATCGTCGAGATCGCCCTGCTGGTGTTCTGCCTGATCGACTGCATCCAGTCCGACTCCGACCGCGTGCGCAACCTGTCGAAGGGCTGGTGGCTCGTCCTCATCGTCGTGCTGCCCCTCGCCGGCGGCATCGCGTGGCTCACGGTGGGCCGGCCGCAGACCCCGCGCACGCACGTGCCCTGGCGCAGCACGCAGACCGCGGGCTTCCCGGAGTACGAGCACCCGCGCCGCTTCGGCGACGACGACGTCGCCGCCGCGCGCCGCCGCGCCGAGGAGCGGCGCTCGGACGACCTGCACGAGCAGATGCTGCGCGACTGGGAGGCGCAGCTGCGGGCACGCGAGCAGGGGACGCCCGAGGACGGCGCCCCGCGCGCGTGA
- a CDS encoding YciI family protein, translating into MPRYLLIVDFRSGPDPTPMEEWDDADVQAHLDHYARLNDELRASGELVGGIALEGPDVARVVRSDGRSGTTVTEGPFTEFSEWLAGFQVVDVVDDARAVEIAARVSAVPGRGGAPCEQPVQVRRVVDGAIADPATMRDWLGTADGR; encoded by the coding sequence ATGCCCCGGTACCTGCTGATCGTCGACTTCCGGTCCGGCCCGGACCCCACACCCATGGAGGAGTGGGACGACGCGGACGTGCAGGCGCACCTCGACCACTACGCCCGGCTGAACGACGAGCTGCGGGCGAGCGGCGAGCTCGTCGGCGGCATCGCCCTCGAGGGTCCCGACGTCGCACGGGTGGTGCGGTCCGACGGGCGGTCGGGCACCACCGTGACCGAGGGCCCGTTCACCGAGTTCTCGGAGTGGCTCGCGGGGTTCCAGGTGGTCGACGTCGTCGACGACGCACGCGCGGTCGAGATCGCCGCCCGCGTGTCCGCCGTCCCGGGCCGTGGTGGTGCGCCCTGCGAGCAGCCGGTGCAGGTCAGGCGGGTCGTCGACGGCGCGATCGCGGACCCGGCCACGATGCGTGACTGGCTCGGCACGGCCGACGGGCGCTGA
- a CDS encoding siderophore-interacting protein has product MSATRPTALPLVAPRRPAPVLARVVRTQRLTPHLARVVLGGPDLRPLADPVCADSYVKLGFLPDGALDDCPLGDDGRVDLAALRASLPDGVQVRQRAYTIRAWDPGTREMTLDFVVHGDEGLAGPWAAAASPGDRVLVHGPGGAWDPRPDVDVHLLVGDASALPAVAVGLERLPRDAVGAAFVEVHGPDDEIALDAPAGVTVTWLHHGDAPAGSTLPEAVRAWPTPAGRIGAFVHGEAGAVKELRAHLRTHGVARADLSISGYWRLGADDESWRASKKAWNAQIEAAEAAAGLD; this is encoded by the coding sequence ATGAGCGCCACCCGACCGACCGCCCTGCCGCTCGTGGCGCCGCGCCGCCCCGCCCCCGTCCTGGCCCGGGTCGTGCGCACGCAGCGCCTCACGCCGCACCTCGCGCGGGTCGTGCTCGGCGGCCCGGACCTGCGGCCGCTCGCAGACCCCGTCTGCGCGGACTCGTACGTCAAGCTCGGGTTCCTGCCCGACGGCGCCCTCGACGACTGCCCGCTGGGCGACGACGGCCGCGTCGACCTCGCCGCGCTGCGCGCCTCCCTCCCGGACGGCGTCCAGGTGCGCCAGCGTGCGTACACGATCCGCGCGTGGGACCCCGGCACCCGCGAGATGACCCTCGACTTCGTCGTGCACGGCGACGAGGGCCTCGCCGGGCCGTGGGCGGCGGCCGCGTCGCCCGGTGACCGCGTGCTGGTGCACGGGCCCGGCGGCGCGTGGGACCCGCGGCCCGACGTCGACGTGCACCTGCTCGTCGGGGACGCCAGCGCCCTGCCCGCGGTCGCGGTCGGTCTGGAGCGGCTGCCCCGCGACGCCGTCGGCGCCGCGTTCGTCGAGGTGCACGGCCCCGACGACGAGATCGCGCTCGACGCCCCCGCGGGCGTCACGGTGACCTGGCTGCACCACGGCGACGCCCCCGCGGGGTCCACGCTCCCCGAGGCGGTCCGTGCCTGGCCGACCCCCGCGGGACGCATCGGGGCCTTCGTCCACGGCGAGGCCGGCGCGGTCAAGGAGCTGCGGGCGCACCTGCGCACCCACGGGGTCGCGCGCGCCGACCTGTCCATCTCCGGGTACTGGCGCCTCGGCGCCGACGACGAGAGCTGGCGCGCGAGCAAGAAGGCGTGGAACGCGCAGATCGAGGCCGCGGAGGCGGCCGCGGGGCTGGACTGA